In the Bacteroidia bacterium genome, one interval contains:
- a CDS encoding DUF2470 domain-containing protein, with product MAIYFKEHCIPHEDAFKLYKSKNYGVLATNSQKYPGFPHGSLVSYSIDVDLCPILYITDVAQHSRNFMADNRMSLTIIDPKSVDVQADERVTLYAEGYKVEGQELERVRDRHFTYHPQARAYKDFHNFMFVKMKIVAVRYIGGFAHIHWVDCKEFLEDKTFESQEEKYMVEHVNQDHKDILGHYLEKYHQVKAQEVYLAGIDKYGFDIVGDMRFYRIPFEQKANSVQEVRKFMVAMAE from the coding sequence ATGGCAATATATTTCAAAGAACATTGTATTCCGCATGAAGATGCTTTCAAATTGTACAAGAGCAAAAACTATGGAGTATTAGCTACAAATTCTCAAAAATATCCAGGCTTTCCGCATGGTTCGTTAGTATCTTATTCTATAGACGTAGATTTATGCCCTATCTTATACATTACAGACGTAGCCCAGCACAGCCGTAATTTCATGGCAGACAACAGGATGAGTCTCACGATTATAGACCCTAAATCCGTAGATGTTCAAGCGGATGAGAGAGTTACCTTGTATGCGGAAGGTTACAAAGTAGAAGGTCAAGAATTAGAGCGAGTTCGGGACAGGCATTTTACCTATCATCCCCAAGCTCGGGCGTATAAGGATTTTCACAATTTTATGTTTGTAAAAATGAAAATAGTAGCTGTTCGCTATATTGGGGGATTTGCACACATTCATTGGGTAGACTGTAAAGAATTTTTAGAAGACAAAACCTTTGAATCGCAAGAAGAAAAATACATGGTTGAACATGTCAATCAGGACCATAAAGATATTTTAGGGCATTATTTAGAGAAGTATCATCAAGTCAAGGCTCAAGAAGTTTATTTAGCGGGGATAGACAAGTACGGGTTTGATATCGTTGGGGATATGCGTTTTTATCGTATTCCGTTTGAGCAAAAAGCAAATTCAGTTCAAGAGGTAAGGAAGTTTATGGTAGCTATGGCGGAGTAA